One genomic region from Streptomyces sp. NBC_00457 encodes:
- a CDS encoding peptidoglycan D,D-transpeptidase FtsI family protein, with the protein MNKTIRRVSVFTLLLVFALLIRATWVQFYDGQALADDSKNRRNAIETYSSPLGNIIVAGDAITGSAPTKGSDLAYKRTYTDGELYAAVTGYASQSYAPTQLEGIYGDLLNGTDTRLKTLMDTVTDKRADPGNVVTTIDPAVQKAGYDALGDTKGAAVAIDPTTGKILAVVSTPSYDPTSLTDAGTAGAAWKKLNADSDKPLTNRALRQPLPPGSTFKLVVAAAALEDGLYSSVDEKTDSPNPYPLPGTTRTLDNENASAPCENATIRTALQYSCNNVFGKMAVDLGQDKVKAMAEKFGFNDETQDVPVRAYPSVYPSGMDEAQTALTGIGQFDVTATPLQMAMVSAAIANGGELVTPHMVSEITDSGGDALENYDDNTNTTRIVSDDTAEQLQSAMETVVSKGTGTNAQISGATVGGKTGTAQHGENNSQTPYAWFTSYAKSGDKEVAVAVIVEQSDAARSEVSGNGLAAPIAKAMMEAAVE; encoded by the coding sequence ATGAACAAGACGATCAGGCGTGTATCGGTCTTCACGCTGCTGCTGGTGTTCGCTCTGCTGATCAGGGCGACCTGGGTGCAGTTCTACGACGGCCAGGCACTCGCGGACGACAGCAAGAACCGGCGGAACGCGATCGAGACGTACTCGTCGCCGCTCGGGAACATCATCGTGGCCGGCGACGCGATCACCGGCTCGGCACCGACGAAGGGCAGCGACCTCGCGTACAAACGCACGTACACCGACGGCGAGCTGTACGCCGCGGTGACGGGCTACGCCTCGCAGAGCTACGCGCCCACGCAGCTGGAGGGCATCTACGGGGACCTGCTCAACGGCACGGACACCCGGCTGAAGACCTTGATGGACACGGTCACCGACAAGCGGGCCGACCCGGGCAACGTGGTCACGACGATCGACCCGGCCGTGCAGAAGGCGGGGTACGACGCGCTCGGCGACACGAAGGGCGCGGCCGTCGCGATCGACCCGACGACCGGCAAGATCCTGGCGGTCGTGTCGACCCCGTCGTACGACCCGACGTCGCTGACGGACGCGGGCACCGCCGGAGCGGCCTGGAAGAAGCTCAACGCGGACTCCGACAAGCCGCTCACGAACCGCGCCCTGCGCCAACCCCTGCCGCCGGGCTCCACCTTCAAGCTGGTCGTCGCGGCTGCCGCGCTGGAGGACGGGCTGTACTCGTCGGTCGACGAGAAGACGGACAGCCCCAACCCGTACCCCCTGCCGGGCACGACGAGGACCCTGGACAACGAGAACGCGTCCGCGCCCTGCGAGAACGCCACCATCCGCACCGCGCTGCAGTACTCCTGCAACAACGTCTTCGGCAAGATGGCCGTCGACCTCGGCCAGGACAAGGTGAAGGCGATGGCCGAGAAGTTCGGCTTCAACGACGAGACCCAGGACGTGCCGGTGCGGGCCTATCCCAGCGTCTACCCGTCCGGCATGGACGAGGCGCAGACCGCCCTGACGGGCATCGGCCAGTTCGACGTCACGGCCACACCGCTGCAGATGGCCATGGTGTCCGCCGCCATAGCCAACGGCGGCGAGCTGGTCACCCCCCACATGGTCTCCGAGATCACCGACAGCGGCGGCGACGCTCTGGAGAACTACGACGACAACACCAACACCACCCGCATCGTCAGCGACGACACGGCCGAACAACTGCAGTCCGCCATGGAAACGGTCGTCTCCAAGGGCACCGGCACCAACGCCCAGATATCGGGCGCCACGGTAGGCGGCAAGACCGGCACGGCCCAGCACGGCGAGAACAACAGCCAGACGCCGTACGCCTGGTTCACCTCCTACGCCAAGTCCGGGGACAAGGAAGTAGCCGTAGCGGTGATAGTCGAACAGTCGGACGCGGCCCGCTCCGAAGTAAGCGGCAACGGCTTGGCGGCCCCGATAGCCAAGGCAATGATGGAAGCAGCGGTCGAGTAA
- a CDS encoding family 43 glycosylhydrolase, whose translation MRPRAVLVACLALLLTLVTAPAGTAQSGAPPVSKSKYAGYLFAYFTGEGTADGEQIRYALSRGNDPLRWRELNAGKPVLTSTIGEKGLRDPFVIRSPKGDKFYLIATDLRMYQNSSGSWDHVQRHGSKSIMVWESTDLVNWTDQRLVKVSPDNAGNTWAPEAYWDDTLDAYVVFWASKLYADDDPDHTGSTYNKMLYATTKDFRTFSEPKVWDDPGYSVIDSTVVKHKDTYYRYTKDERDPTSSSPCSKFITAEKSTTLTDTSYDFVSDCIGSGSIDRGEGPTVFKSNTEDKWYLFIDEYGGRGYVPFETTDLDSGKWTMSANYQLPASPRHGTVIPVTQAEYDRLLAAYPVTPTSVVDATAKGQKGYAVVTEATSKVVLPMQPAADLRHLAPRFAVGVGAKMTPPSGTRRDFRKPQTYKVTAADGTTRTWTVEAVPTRSPVLPGLYADPDIRYMDGRYWIYPTTDGFPGWSGTQFKAFSSKDLVHWKDHGVILDLGPDVSWADKNAWAPAIAEKDGKYYFYFCAEQQIGVAVADSPAGPFKDALGKPLVAKGGSLSGQMIDPSVFTDDDGTSYLYWGNGHGYVVPLGDDMTSYDPSKVRDITPDNFREGSFVVKRKGTYYFMWSEDDTRSENYHVAYATGPSPLGPWTKRGTILSKRPEYGIKGTGHHSVVNTPGTDDWYMVYHRFALNGPGTAGGDGTHRETTVDRMEFAADGTIKPVVPTLESIRPVRR comes from the coding sequence ATGCGCCCCAGAGCCGTGCTCGTCGCCTGTCTCGCCCTCCTCCTCACCCTTGTCACCGCCCCAGCCGGCACCGCGCAATCAGGAGCGCCGCCCGTGAGCAAGTCCAAGTACGCCGGCTATCTCTTCGCCTACTTCACCGGCGAGGGCACCGCCGACGGCGAGCAGATCCGCTACGCCCTCAGCCGCGGCAACGACCCGCTGCGCTGGCGCGAGTTGAACGCGGGCAAGCCGGTCCTCACCTCCACCATCGGCGAGAAGGGCCTGCGCGACCCGTTCGTGATCCGCTCCCCCAAGGGCGACAAGTTCTATCTGATCGCCACCGACCTGCGCATGTACCAGAACAGCAGCGGCAGTTGGGACCACGTCCAGCGGCACGGCAGCAAGTCCATCATGGTCTGGGAGTCCACCGACCTGGTCAACTGGACCGACCAGCGCCTGGTGAAGGTGTCCCCGGACAACGCGGGCAACACCTGGGCGCCGGAGGCCTACTGGGACGACACGCTGGACGCGTACGTCGTCTTCTGGGCGTCCAAGCTGTACGCCGACGACGACCCCGACCACACCGGCTCGACGTACAACAAGATGCTGTACGCGACGACGAAGGACTTCCGCACTTTCAGCGAGCCGAAGGTCTGGGACGACCCCGGCTACTCGGTCATCGACTCGACCGTGGTCAAGCACAAGGACACCTACTACCGCTACACCAAGGACGAGCGGGACCCCACCTCCTCCAGCCCCTGCTCGAAGTTCATCACCGCCGAGAAGTCGACGACGCTGACGGACACCTCGTACGACTTCGTCTCGGACTGCATCGGCAGCGGCTCGATCGACCGCGGTGAGGGCCCGACGGTGTTCAAGTCGAACACCGAGGACAAGTGGTACCTGTTCATCGACGAGTACGGCGGCCGGGGCTACGTCCCCTTCGAGACCACCGACCTCGACTCGGGCAAGTGGACCATGTCCGCGAACTACCAGCTTCCCGCAAGTCCCCGGCACGGCACGGTGATTCCGGTGACGCAGGCCGAGTACGACCGGCTCCTTGCGGCCTACCCGGTCACCCCGACGTCGGTCGTGGACGCGACGGCGAAGGGCCAGAAGGGGTACGCGGTCGTCACCGAGGCGACGAGCAAGGTCGTGCTCCCGATGCAACCCGCGGCGGATCTACGGCACTTGGCGCCCCGGTTCGCCGTCGGTGTGGGCGCGAAGATGACCCCGCCCAGCGGCACGCGCCGAGACTTCCGCAAGCCGCAGACGTACAAGGTGACGGCGGCGGACGGAACGACCAGAACCTGGACCGTCGAGGCGGTGCCGACCCGCAGCCCGGTCCTGCCGGGGCTGTACGCCGACCCCGACATCCGCTACATGGACGGCCGTTACTGGATCTACCCGACGACGGACGGCTTCCCCGGCTGGAGCGGTACCCAGTTCAAGGCGTTCTCGTCGAAGGACCTGGTCCACTGGAAGGACCATGGCGTGATCCTCGACCTGGGTCCTGATGTCTCGTGGGCCGACAAGAACGCGTGGGCTCCCGCGATCGCCGAGAAGGACGGCAAGTACTACTTCTACTTCTGCGCCGAGCAGCAGATAGGGGTGGCCGTCGCGGACTCCCCCGCGGGCCCGTTCAAGGACGCCCTCGGCAAGCCCCTCGTCGCCAAGGGCGGTTCCCTCAGCGGCCAGATGATCGACCCGTCCGTCTTCACGGACGACGACGGGACGTCGTATCTCTACTGGGGCAACGGACACGGCTACGTCGTCCCGCTGGGCGACGACATGACCTCGTACGACCCTTCGAAGGTGCGGGACATCACCCCGGACAACTTCCGTGAGGGCTCCTTCGTCGTCAAGCGCAAGGGCACGTACTACTTCATGTGGTCCGAGGACGACACCCGCAGCGAGAACTACCACGTCGCCTATGCGACGGGACCGTCCCCGCTCGGCCCGTGGACCAAGCGGGGCACGATCCTGTCCAAGCGCCCGGAGTACGGGATCAAGGGAACGGGCCACCACTCGGTGGTGAACACGCCCGGCACCGACGACTGGTACATGGTCTACCACCGGTTCGCCCTCAACGGCCCCGGCACGGCGGGCGGCG
- a CDS encoding SigE family RNA polymerase sigma factor, with product MGTVVDDAASVEFHAFFERHYAELSRLAHLLTGESDAADDLAADALLALWHRWDRVRAADHPVAYARGVVANLARTRIRSAVRERRRVALFWSQREEKTENPDVAGVVDVQEALRRLPFRKRACVVLRHAFDLSEKDTALALGISVGTVKSQTSKGMAELQKLLGTQGAPPRVHAAMARTSDAGGRNR from the coding sequence GTGGGCACAGTCGTCGACGACGCAGCCTCCGTGGAGTTCCATGCCTTCTTCGAGCGCCACTACGCCGAACTGTCCCGTCTCGCCCACCTTTTGACGGGTGAGTCGGACGCCGCCGACGATCTGGCGGCGGACGCGCTGCTGGCGCTGTGGCACCGCTGGGACCGGGTACGCGCCGCCGATCATCCGGTGGCCTACGCCCGCGGAGTCGTCGCCAACCTCGCCCGTACCCGGATCCGCAGCGCGGTCCGCGAACGGCGGCGGGTCGCCCTGTTCTGGTCGCAGCGCGAGGAGAAGACCGAGAACCCGGACGTCGCGGGCGTGGTCGATGTCCAAGAGGCGTTGCGTAGACTTCCGTTCCGCAAACGGGCCTGTGTGGTGCTGCGGCATGCTTTCGACCTCTCGGAGAAGGACACGGCGCTCGCCCTGGGGATCTCGGTGGGTACGGTGAAGAGCCAGACCTCGAAGGGAATGGCCGAGCTGCAGAAACTGCTCGGCACACAGGGTGCTCCGCCCAGGGTGCACGCGGCGATGGCACGCACCAGTGACGCCGGAGGGAGGAACCGATGA
- a CDS encoding sensor histidine kinase, translating into MTTSLVATRPRRLLRAVAVVSCVPYLALKVAWVAGSRVGIPDGSSLLEHRTSMAVANSVSVVLDSAVIVLALVLTRPWGLRVPAWLLAFPVWVATGLLAPIMTGFPLQLLVRTLGGSVSTAADTEREPFLDECDAVLGVLRNGDSTVPAPTLAADLDDLLRRTRATGLRIRDVIDVAPETLPPVVSREAYRIVQEGLSNALKHAADKQVTLHIKTAGEHLDITLENPLRDPGEAPRRGAGNCATSHNEPADDHRPGGHHGLPGIRDRAHLLGGTAHAGPTEDTWRLHVRLPRKGPT; encoded by the coding sequence ATGACCACGTCACTCGTCGCCACCAGGCCCCGCCGGCTCCTCCGTGCCGTCGCCGTCGTCTCCTGCGTGCCGTATCTCGCCCTCAAGGTCGCCTGGGTCGCCGGGAGCCGGGTGGGGATTCCGGACGGCAGTTCGCTGCTGGAGCACCGGACGTCCATGGCCGTCGCCAACAGTGTCTCCGTGGTGCTGGACAGCGCCGTCATCGTGCTGGCGCTGGTGCTGACCCGGCCGTGGGGGCTGCGGGTGCCCGCGTGGCTGCTGGCGTTTCCGGTGTGGGTCGCGACCGGGCTGCTCGCGCCGATCATGACCGGGTTTCCGTTGCAGCTCCTCGTGAGGACGCTCGGCGGGAGCGTGTCCACGGCCGCCGACACCGAGCGTGAGCCCTTCCTCGACGAGTGCGACGCAGTTCTGGGCGTGTTGCGCAACGGCGACTCGACCGTTCCGGCGCCGACGCTCGCCGCCGACCTGGACGACCTCCTACGCCGCACACGCGCGACCGGCCTACGCATCAGGGACGTGATCGACGTCGCCCCCGAGACCCTCCCACCGGTCGTCTCCCGCGAGGCGTACCGCATCGTGCAGGAGGGCCTGAGCAACGCCCTAAAGCACGCCGCCGACAAGCAAGTGACCCTCCACATCAAGACCGCAGGCGAGCACCTGGACATAACCCTGGAGAACCCATTGAGAGACCCAGGTGAAGCGCCCCGCAGGGGCGCGGGGAACTGCGCGACCAGCCACAACGAACCCGCAGACGACCACCGTCCCGGCGGCCACCATGGACTTCCCGGCATAAGAGACCGAGCCCACCTACTAGGCGGCACCGCCCACGCAGGCCCCACCGAGGACACCTGGCGCCTACACGTACGCCTGCCAAGAAAGGGCCCCACGTGA
- a CDS encoding GNAT family N-acetyltransferase, producing MDVELREVHDSDLPVFYRQMNDPEALWMAAFTPKDPTDRDAFDAHWKRIRSLAGVLHRTVLLDGDVVGHASVFGEPGEREVTYWIDRAYWGRGVATAALRVLLTQAPERPLYARAAADNAGSLRVLERCGFRETARERGFANARGEEIDEVVLMLEG from the coding sequence ATGGATGTGGAACTCCGCGAGGTTCACGACAGCGATCTGCCCGTCTTCTACCGGCAGATGAACGATCCCGAGGCCTTGTGGATGGCGGCCTTCACCCCGAAGGACCCGACCGACCGGGACGCCTTCGACGCCCACTGGAAGCGGATCCGGTCCTTGGCCGGCGTCCTCCACCGCACGGTCCTGCTGGACGGTGACGTGGTGGGGCACGCGTCGGTGTTCGGGGAGCCCGGCGAGCGTGAGGTGACGTACTGGATCGACCGGGCGTACTGGGGGCGGGGTGTCGCCACGGCGGCCCTCCGGGTGCTGCTGACTCAGGCCCCTGAACGCCCGCTGTACGCACGGGCCGCGGCGGACAACGCGGGGTCGCTGCGCGTGCTGGAGCGGTGCGGCTTCCGGGAGACGGCCCGGGAAAGGGGCTTCGCGAACGCGCGGGGCGAGGAGATCGACGAGGTCGTTCTGATGCTGGAGGGCTGA
- a CDS encoding NCS2 family permease, giving the protein MTDSQKVADRPSPAPSAVSSLDRYFKISERGSTFGREIRGGFATFFTMAYILVLNPIILGSAKDKFGEQLDPVQLTTATALVAAVMTIIMGIGGNLPLALAAGLGLNAVVAFQIAPLMSWDDAMGLIVLEGLLICVLVLTGLREAVMHAIPQPLKQAISVGIGLFIAFIGFVDAGFVTRIPDAANTTVPVQLGGTGSLTGWPILVFCLGVLLTIALLARKVKGAILISIVAMTVVALIINSIADVKAWGLTTPEWPDKIVDTPDFGLIGQFSLFGAFSATDVGVITVILLIFTLILSDFFDTMGTVVGISAEAGLLDEQGKVPNLGRVLLIDGAAAVAGGAASSSSATSYIESAAGVGEGSRTGFSNLVTGGLFALALFLTPLLTIVPLQAAAPALVAVGFLMMTQVKHIDWDKYEIAIPAFLTIAVMPFTYSITNGIGAGFLAYVVIKSVLGKAKEVHWLLWGASALFLVYFAIDPIEQILGV; this is encoded by the coding sequence ATGACCGATTCGCAGAAGGTGGCCGACCGGCCAAGCCCCGCGCCCTCCGCGGTGAGCAGCCTCGACCGGTACTTCAAGATCTCCGAACGGGGCTCCACCTTCGGCCGTGAGATACGCGGCGGCTTCGCCACGTTCTTCACCATGGCCTACATCCTTGTCCTGAACCCGATCATCCTCGGCAGCGCCAAGGACAAGTTCGGCGAACAGCTCGACCCCGTCCAACTCACCACCGCCACCGCCCTGGTGGCCGCGGTGATGACGATCATCATGGGCATCGGCGGCAACCTGCCGCTCGCCCTCGCCGCCGGCCTCGGCCTCAACGCGGTCGTCGCCTTCCAGATCGCCCCGCTGATGAGCTGGGACGACGCGATGGGCCTCATCGTCCTCGAAGGCCTGCTGATCTGCGTGTTGGTGCTGACCGGCCTGCGCGAGGCCGTCATGCACGCGATTCCGCAGCCGCTGAAGCAGGCGATCAGCGTCGGTATCGGCCTGTTCATCGCGTTCATCGGCTTCGTCGACGCCGGCTTCGTCACCCGCATCCCCGACGCCGCCAACACGACCGTGCCGGTTCAGCTCGGCGGCACCGGCTCGCTGACCGGGTGGCCGATCCTCGTCTTCTGCCTCGGAGTTCTGCTCACCATCGCGCTGCTCGCCCGGAAGGTGAAGGGCGCGATCCTGATCAGCATCGTCGCCATGACGGTCGTCGCGCTCATCATCAACTCGATCGCCGACGTCAAGGCCTGGGGGCTGACCACGCCCGAGTGGCCCGACAAGATCGTCGACACCCCCGACTTCGGACTCATCGGCCAGTTCAGCCTGTTCGGCGCGTTCAGCGCGACCGACGTGGGTGTCATCACGGTCATCCTGCTGATCTTCACGCTGATCCTGTCGGACTTCTTCGACACCATGGGCACGGTCGTCGGCATCAGCGCGGAGGCGGGCCTCCTGGACGAGCAGGGCAAGGTCCCGAACCTCGGCCGGGTCCTGCTCATCGACGGTGCGGCCGCGGTCGCCGGCGGTGCGGCGTCCTCGTCCTCCGCGACGTCGTACATCGAGTCGGCGGCGGGCGTCGGCGAGGGATCGCGCACGGGCTTCTCGAACCTGGTCACCGGTGGGCTCTTCGCGCTCGCCCTGTTCCTCACGCCGCTGCTGACGATCGTGCCGCTTCAGGCGGCGGCGCCTGCGCTGGTCGCCGTGGGGTTCCTGATGATGACCCAGGTCAAGCACATCGACTGGGACAAGTACGAGATCGCGATACCGGCGTTTCTCACCATCGCCGTGATGCCCTTCACGTACTCGATCACCAATGGGATCGGGGCGGGGTTCTTGGCGTATGTGGTGATCAAGTCGGTGCTGGGGAAGGCGAAGGAGGTTCACTGGTTGCTGTGGGGGGCGTCGGCGTTGTTCCTGGTGTACTTCGCTATTGACCCTATTGAGCAGATTCTCGGCGTGTGA
- a CDS encoding right-handed parallel beta-helix repeat-containing protein has product MRLSTGRHRRTRTLSIAAAVAVSAGAGGVYLGLSNGGAQAAATTVTVSSTAQLESAVARAAAGTVIQVRAGTYYPTATLKSAADGTGSNRITLRAYGSEKVKIDGSKLPDGSWLAGIYGDYWTVQNLTFQNSPAQGFVATSSVGGVFKNLVTANNGDSGFTLRGDGTSDNLVQNLDSHGNYDPAGHGQNADGIAVKFGSGTGNRITGARLYNNSDDGLDLWQFSSPVTIDHAWAFGNGKNRWGDSAFEGNGNGFKLGGGGATVAHVVNNNAAWDNTLHGFTENSNTGAMALHRNTAYANAEAGFYFATGKARLARNLAVGNKGGLSKVGSRTVCAANNWDSGVSTPGFKSTDAATAYGARKADGSLPATTFLTTGSTAIGSPMN; this is encoded by the coding sequence GTGCGGCTCAGCACCGGACGCCACCGCAGGACGCGCACCCTCTCGATCGCGGCGGCGGTGGCCGTCTCCGCCGGCGCCGGCGGCGTCTACCTCGGACTGTCGAACGGCGGCGCCCAGGCGGCCGCGACGACCGTCACCGTCTCCAGCACCGCCCAGCTGGAGTCGGCCGTCGCCCGCGCCGCCGCGGGCACCGTCATCCAGGTGCGCGCCGGCACGTACTACCCGACGGCCACCCTCAAGTCCGCGGCCGACGGCACCGGTTCGAACCGCATCACGCTGCGGGCCTACGGCAGCGAGAAGGTGAAGATCGACGGCTCCAAGCTGCCCGACGGCTCCTGGCTGGCCGGGATCTACGGTGACTACTGGACCGTGCAGAACCTCACCTTCCAGAACTCCCCGGCCCAGGGCTTCGTCGCCACGTCGTCCGTGGGCGGCGTCTTCAAGAACCTGGTCACCGCGAACAACGGCGACTCCGGATTCACCCTGCGCGGCGACGGCACGAGCGACAACCTCGTGCAGAACCTGGACAGTCACGGCAACTACGACCCGGCCGGGCACGGCCAGAACGCCGACGGGATCGCCGTGAAGTTCGGCTCCGGTACGGGCAACAGGATCACGGGCGCTCGCCTCTACAACAATTCCGATGACGGGCTCGACCTGTGGCAGTTCTCCTCGCCGGTCACCATCGACCACGCGTGGGCCTTCGGCAACGGCAAGAACCGGTGGGGCGACTCCGCGTTCGAGGGCAACGGCAACGGGTTCAAGCTGGGCGGCGGTGGCGCCACGGTCGCGCATGTCGTCAACAACAACGCGGCCTGGGACAACACGCTGCACGGCTTCACCGAGAACTCCAACACCGGCGCGATGGCGCTGCACCGCAACACCGCGTACGCCAATGCCGAGGCCGGGTTCTACTTCGCCACAGGTAAGGCGCGGCTGGCGCGGAATCTGGCGGTGGGCAACAAGGGCGGGCTGTCGAAGGTGGGTTCCCGCACGGTGTGCGCCGCGAACAACTGGGACAGCGGGGTGAGTACGCCGGGCTTCAAGTCGACGGATGCGGCTACGGCGTACGGGGCGCGTAAGGCGGACGGCTCGCTGCCTGCGACGACCTTTCTGACGACGGGTTCTACGGCGATCGGGTCGCCGATGAACTGA
- a CDS encoding response regulator transcription factor, which produces MTGPPTIRVVLADDERMVRTALRAILSAEPDMEVIGEAATGAEAVSVVRNLQPDVVLMDVRMPEATGIRATEQILATLDAPPRIVVVTTFENDSYVYDALRAGAAGFLLKRADADTLVQAVRLVARSDTLLFPSAVRTLATEHARVHPAPPAWVAKLTGRESEVLRLMAAGLTNAEIARRMEVGPATVKTHVAAVLAKTGTRDRTQAVIAAYEAGFLKSPRPAS; this is translated from the coding sequence GTGACCGGCCCACCGACGATCCGTGTCGTCCTCGCCGACGACGAGCGCATGGTCCGCACCGCCCTACGCGCGATCCTCTCCGCAGAACCGGACATGGAGGTCATCGGCGAGGCGGCAACCGGCGCGGAGGCGGTCTCGGTCGTACGGAACCTCCAACCCGACGTAGTCCTCATGGACGTCCGCATGCCGGAGGCAACCGGCATCAGGGCCACCGAACAGATCCTCGCCACGCTCGACGCACCACCCCGGATCGTCGTCGTCACCACCTTCGAGAACGACTCCTATGTGTACGACGCCCTGCGCGCCGGAGCCGCCGGGTTCCTGCTGAAGCGGGCGGACGCCGACACGCTCGTGCAGGCGGTACGGCTGGTCGCGCGCAGCGACACCCTGCTGTTCCCGTCCGCCGTACGGACCCTCGCCACCGAGCACGCGCGCGTGCACCCCGCTCCACCCGCCTGGGTGGCGAAGCTCACCGGCCGGGAGAGCGAGGTGCTGCGGCTCATGGCGGCCGGGCTGACCAACGCGGAGATCGCGCGGCGCATGGAGGTCGGCCCGGCCACCGTGAAGACGCACGTGGCGGCGGTCCTGGCGAAGACCGGCACGCGGGACCGTACGCAGGCGGTGATCGCCGCGTACGAGGCGGGGTTCCTGAAGTCACCCCGGCCGGCTTCATGA
- a CDS encoding rhamnogalacturonan lyase B N-terminal domain-containing protein, which yields MSTHKKHLTRRRVLGASAIGVAATGAAVAGGTGLLPSASAATFGYKDDGSNYVIDTGASLVFKVSKSTGDITSLVHKGKEYEGYGGRHSHVESGLGASTVTIRQSGSTILVKAVHGAITQWYAARSGQNNVYLWTDKADASFTATRYIVRLKPGIFPNEGPDTWIEASDKVIEAGDVWQRADGTTHSKHYSGKRVIDYDHVGFTTGSVGLWLVRSNHEKASGGPFYRSLLRHSNDLGVGLYEILHYNQSQTEAQRFGLQGPYVLSFTDGGAPASSLFHANLDTSWVDGLGITGWVGKAGRGKVAGVGLKGMDATYAYTVGFANKDAQYWTKAAAGTGAFSCKGMLPGTYTLTVYKGELAVHTREVKVTAGGSTALNTLTLTGDPSAAPAVWRLGDWDGTPGEFKNAELMTYAHPSDARAAKWTGNVTIGSGSEAASFPAYMWKDVNDGVLVYFKLTEEQAASAHTLRVGVTTAYINGRPRVTVNDWVSAIPTAPTQPTTRSLTTGSYRGHNHSFTFNVPSSAWKTDVSQYNVLKLNIVSGSTGSAYLSPGTSFDCIDLLI from the coding sequence TTGAGCACGCACAAGAAGCACCTCACACGCAGACGCGTGCTCGGGGCCTCGGCGATCGGTGTCGCCGCCACCGGCGCCGCCGTCGCGGGCGGCACCGGCCTCCTCCCGTCCGCGTCCGCGGCGACCTTCGGCTACAAGGACGACGGCTCGAACTACGTGATCGACACGGGCGCCTCGCTGGTCTTCAAGGTCTCGAAGTCGACCGGCGACATCACGTCCCTGGTCCACAAGGGCAAGGAGTACGAGGGGTACGGCGGCAGGCACTCGCACGTCGAGTCCGGCCTCGGCGCGTCGACGGTCACAATCAGGCAATCCGGGTCGACGATCCTCGTGAAGGCCGTGCACGGCGCGATCACCCAGTGGTACGCGGCCCGCAGCGGCCAGAACAACGTCTACCTGTGGACCGACAAGGCGGACGCCTCCTTCACCGCGACCCGCTACATCGTCCGGCTCAAGCCCGGGATCTTCCCGAACGAGGGCCCGGACACCTGGATCGAGGCCTCGGACAAGGTCATCGAGGCGGGAGACGTCTGGCAGCGCGCGGACGGCACGACCCACTCCAAGCACTACTCGGGCAAGCGGGTCATCGACTACGACCACGTCGGCTTCACCACCGGCTCCGTCGGCCTCTGGCTGGTCCGCTCCAACCATGAGAAGGCGTCCGGCGGCCCGTTCTACCGCTCACTGCTGCGCCACTCGAACGACCTCGGCGTCGGCCTCTACGAGATCCTGCACTACAACCAGTCGCAGACGGAGGCCCAGCGCTTCGGTCTCCAGGGCCCCTACGTCCTGTCCTTCACGGACGGCGGCGCCCCCGCGTCCTCGCTGTTCCACGCGAACCTCGACACCTCCTGGGTCGACGGCCTCGGCATCACCGGCTGGGTCGGCAAGGCGGGCCGCGGCAAGGTGGCGGGCGTCGGCCTGAAGGGCATGGACGCCACGTACGCCTACACGGTGGGCTTCGCCAACAAGGACGCCCAGTACTGGACGAAGGCCGCCGCCGGCACCGGCGCCTTCTCCTGCAAGGGGATGCTGCCGGGGACGTACACACTGACCGTCTACAAGGGCGAACTCGCCGTCCACACCCGGGAAGTGAAGGTGACGGCGGGCGGCTCCACGGCGCTCAACACCCTCACCCTCACCGGCGACCCCTCCGCTGCGCCGGCCGTCTGGCGGCTCGGCGACTGGGACGGCACACCCGGCGAGTTCAAGAACGCCGAGCTGATGACGTACGCGCATCCGTCCGACGCCCGCGCGGCGAAGTGGACGGGCAACGTCACGATCGGCAGCGGCAGCGAGGCCGCGTCCTTCCCGGCGTACATGTGGAAGGACGTCAACGACGGCGTCCTCGTCTACTTCAAGCTGACCGAGGAGCAGGCCGCCTCCGCGCACACCCTGCGCGTCGGCGTCACCACGGCCTACATCAACGGTCGGCCGCGGGTGACCGTGAACGACTGGGTTTCGGCCATCCCCACCGCCCCCACTCAGCCAACTACGCGCTCTCTCACCACAGGTTCGTACAGGGGACACAACCACTCGTTCACGTTCAACGTCCCTAGTAGTGCGTGGAAGACGGACGTGAGTCAGTACAACGTCCTGAAGCTCAACATCGTCAGTGGTTCGACCGGCTCGGCCTACCTCAGCCCGGGCACGTCGTTCGACTGCATAGACCTGCTGATCTGA